The sequence GTATAGTGGAAGAACATAGGATAAGTCATAGCTTTTAAGCACAGCAAACAGCtcaattttcaatttcagtATCTACCATTGACGGCTTGTCCTTACACCAGCTTTGCTATTTATGAAGTTGATGAACAGGGACCTAATGGATCAAGAAGAGCGAATACTTACTGAACTGAAATAACTAGGCCTAAATAACCAAAATTTCAGCCAAACCATGATTCATACTTTCACATCAATGTGACAATGGCTCCACTCCTGCTATGTTTGAATAGGATTACCAAGCTTAGACAGGAAGAAAGGTGACGCCAGCTTAGCACTTGTTGGTGCCTGGcagaaaatatcacatcgagAAGAACatgacaaaggaaaaaaaagaatagagaagTAACAGCAGCCTTTAGCTCCATGAATGGGAACAAAAGAAGGCAGCAGGGGAAGAGCAGTGGAGGAGCTAATGAGGGACAGAGAAGCAACAGCAAGAGGGTGAGTTGCAGGGATGACAAAGATGGCGATAGCGCTGTGGGAGGACAGGAGAACTGTCCTCCCTCTTGTAGGCTGTTTGGGCCTTGGAGGCTGCCTTCCCAGAATTTATTATTTCCCTTCTTTTCACCTTACCTCTCATCTTGCTCACTTGTGAGGTCGCATCCTCCTTACGTTGATTTTACTAGTAGATGGCTTAGCTTTGATTTTGCACACGTGTTCTAACATGCACCTTAAAGAAGTAAATCAAGCCCAACTTCCAGATGGACATGTAAAATAAAACtcatcacaaatacaaatcAGCCCAACTTCCAGATGAACATGGGCCTGCAACACATGCTAACTTCAAGAAGTAAGACCTTCTACAACAAACTAATGCTTCAAGCAACTAAAATATCAATTGAATTACACAACAAAAGGTTCCTTTTCATGCATAGAAGTCTAGAACACATCCTTCTAGATTTCAGCAACTAACAGAATTTTGTAGAGCAGTAGAAGCAGAAAACAAACAATTGTGCTTGAGTGTAATAATAAGTCGTAACATAAACCTCCATTTATAACTATAGCTTCAAAACAACGGGGGCCATTAAATTCACTTGACCTCATGGTGCACCTAAGAACTTCGCTAAATATTAACAAAAAAGGGCCTGGACAAACATCACAGCGAATGCATCATTAAACAGTACATCCAACTAAGGACAAACAAGAAAAGGTGAAAGATGGACTCTTATAGTTCTTGTGTACATCACAAACAAACGTATAGCACAATTCCACATAGAAAATATGTTTTGCATCTACCTTACTGTGTCCTTATGTTCAAGATTGGGCAACAACCACCCAAAAGGCACTTAAAAAAGAGATATGCCTGAACAGAGGAGCATCAACAGTAGTAAAATAAAGCCCATCAGCTGAGAGATCCCCTTACAGGATTCTACTTGTACTCAAACGATGGTGGTGGGGTGCTAGGCACATCAAAAGTCTCTGGCTTTTGTGGCTCCTTACAAGTCTCAGTCTTGTTGACTGGCATTGATCCAGCATCAGGTAATCTATTCATCATGATCCCAAAACTACTAACAAGGGCTAAGAGAACCGCGCCTTGCAGGGATGCACGAGCAACCACACGTAAGCCCTGACGAGCAGCAAGAATGCCGCCGGTGGCCGCACCAGCAATGATGGAATTATAGGGGTCCTCCTTTTGACGCACAGAAACTAGGGCACAATCACAAGCTGAGAAGAGGCCACACCAAACAGCAAAGCCACCGGCAACACGTGGCGCATTCATCCGCACACCCTCCATGCCGCCAGCAAACCGTGCACCACTGGGCGAGTTGCGGAGACCCTTGACGAAGTGGAAGAAAGAACCTCCCACTGCACCCATGCCAAAAGACGCACCAATATCATCAAGGATGCGATCTGGGCATGGATCCCTTTCCATTGAAGGACGAGCCTGCTGCATTGTAGTTAACCCGGGTAGCTCCACCGGAGGAATCGATTGCTTGCTCGTCAACTCGTCGAGGACAAAGGAATCAATTGGAGAACGCGAGCGAACAACTCTCTAGGGCTCAAACCTACGCGCCGAAACACCAGAGAAGATATATAGCGCGACCAAATTGCTTCCTCGGATATAGGAAACTACTAACCTTCTTGCTGGACACGaggtataaataaataaataaataaataaataaaaacaaatcagAGACGGAACACGCGTATCCTTCCGCGGCACGAACACGAACTCCCTAAATCCGAGCCGAATCGAACAAAAATAAAGGAAACAAAACGCGAGGATATCGAATCGGATATGAATTGAAGATCGAAAACTTTCTTATGTCGCTCACCTTCTTCTTCACTTGTACTCGAAGGTTGGGATCGGAGTGCTCGGCGTGTCGAAGCTCTCCAACATCTCCGACTTGCCGCCGCTCGGGCtcgccttcttctcctcctccttcttgccGAACAGGCTCCCGAACCATCCACTCCCACCGCCGCTGGAGCTCGCGACCTCAGGTGGCGCCACGGGGACCTGCGGGATCCCGgggatcccgccgccgccgcccatgacGGCGGGGAGGTTGGGGTCATCGACGGGGAGCGGCGGGGGCGTGGCGAGGACGCGGTTGAGCATGAGGCCCGCGCCCTCGATGAGGGCGAGCAGCATCCCGCCCATGAGCgcggagcggccggcggcgccggggcccTGGCGCATGGAGAGGaagccgccggtggcggcgccggcgatgatgGAGTTCCAGGGGTCCTCCTTCTGGCGCATGAAGACCATGGTGCAGTCGAAGGCGGAGAAGAGGCCGCCCCACACCGCGAAGCTGCCGCCGACGCGGGGCGCGTTCATCCGCACCGCctgcgcgccgccgacgaggcgctCGCCGTTGGGGGAGTTGTAGGTGCCCTTGAGGAAGTGGAAGAGGGAGCCCCCCACCGCGCCCATCCCGAACGCCCCGCCCACGTCGTCCAGGATCCGGTCCGGGCACGGCTCCCTCGACGTCTCCGGCGTCCCCATGGCAACTCCGgctagtcggcggcggcggcggcgaaaccCTAGCTCGGGGAGGAGaaatgggaggaggagggcttcGTCAAAGCGAGCTTGGATTTCTCcttctctcactcttctctcgtGTCTTTATTTATTCGGTGCGTGTCGGAGGCGGCTTCTCTCGCTGCGAGTGGGCCCCGCTGAttggtggggcccactgtcatAGACACGTTCCCGGTTCcccgcgaggtggaggcggtggtgcggcCGAACGGTGGGAGATATTttcggcggccggcgcgcgcgtgAGAGGCCTCTGGATGTAGGCCCAGGTACGGAATTCAGCCCAACTTCAGAGTTAGAGCGCTAATTTCAGCCCAAATAGAGAGCGAATAGCATCAGTTTCACAGCCCAAGGTTGAGTGAGCGAGATTTGAGCCCACTAAGCTATGTAGGTGAAGCCCTACTGGATATCGATGTCTGAATCGTGCAAAGTGAAAACGGGAAATGCTGGATATCCATGATTCAATTAAAACTACTCAGATCTGAGTTGGAAGTGCCATGTGATCGATCATTACTTCACGGCATCACGGCGAACTGGATGACCTGCCATATGACCAGCAAGCTTATCAAGTTATCATCCCATTTCAGAATGTTCCgaccttgtttagttcctaaatttttttcccaaaaacatctcATCGAATTTTTgacacatatatggagcattacatatagataaaatgaaaaactaattacacagtttgtatggaaatcgcgagacaaatcttttaagcctaattagtccataattagataTAAGTGCTACGGTAACCCGCATGTGCTaaagatggattaattaggcttaataaaatcgtctcgtggtttccaagtgagttatgaaattatttttttcattcgtgtccaaaaaccccttcctaCATCTGGTTAAACGTCTGATGTGCCACtcgaaaattttcttttcactaaCTAAAGAAGGCCTCAAAACCGGAATTCACACCCACCCACAATCATCTCCTCCTAGAAATAATTCAGTCAGTCAGATTCACCGCGGTCAACTCATCACGTCAGTTAAAACCAGGCAAAATATCGCCTGCGACCTCGGGGTAATTTGGTGTAGCAAGTTATTAAGGGACATGTTATATTTGATATTATGCTTCAAGTACATGATTTAAACTCGACATAAATATGGGTaacctaaaatgaacttattccttttaggCGCGCGTGTGTTCATGCTCGCTGTTGGACTTGTAATCTGTCTGAACTCTGGATGCCCCCATGCTCAATTAATCAGCTCTGAGTTGGAAGTACTCTATCAGAGCATCACTGACATGCTTCTAAGATACCTTGCTGTATCATACTACCACCTCCATCTTTTTATATATGACAATGGATAGCCTAAATTTGAACTAGtcatcatataaaaataaactggagggagtatttgataaCCCTGCTATATGTATGGCTCTTGTAGAGGAGATTTTGCATGCATGGGATTAACAGGGAAcgacagaggaaaaaaaaacattttctttgATGAAGTATATATGTGGTCTAAAGTTTACAGCTTTTCTGGGCACATGTTCGTTGTTGTTATCGTCACGTATCGTCGTATCGATCCCATGTATGGACGACGGATCATTCCATCACGGCGAGCTGGACGATCGACCTGCCATATATCCATATGATCGGCAAGCTTATCAAGTTATCATTCCATTTCAGATTGTTCAAAACCGGAATTCACTCCCCCCACAGATTCAGAAATCAaccatcacaatcatcatctcCTCCCAGAAACAATCAAATAATCAGAGTCAAGTCTCTGGAAAATTAAGGAACTCACAAGTTGCCTCCAAAGAATTACAGTTTTTCGACGATCCAAACGTCATCGCTACATCGTCTGAAACCTGAACCCAAACCACAACATGCAGAGGAGTACAAAAATGACGCAAATTGAACTCTCTTCTAACGGAAGCATCCTAGCTAGCTAAGCATGCACCTAGACACAGTGCAGCATGAAGAGGGTTGACCGGGTCGGGTTTGACTTGGGAAAAATTAAACTAGACTTTGACAGGGATATATGGATCAATGGAAGCTGCGAAAACAGCAGGCAGCTCATGGTTTCGAGCTCGAACGATTCGCAGAGAGCGAGCAGAGGCAAAAACTCTTGTCAGCCCACAGGAAAATTTGCTGCCATGCCGGCGTGCgtatatatatagcatgcaAGCTGGTTTGCATGGCATTGTGCAGTGAACAAGAACAAGGACAAGAACAAACTAGCCGGTCGAgatcagtttcagtttcagtttcaggcTTAGCTAGCACAGCAACAGCAGCGTCGATCGATATGGGCCGTTGGTTGAAGCCAGATGTACGTGTGCCGATCGATGTGATATATATGATTCTTCTTGTTGATTGATTCGATCGATCGTAGATGGTGTATATGATACAGGATCAGTGAAAGTTTCAGGgttgttttttttagtttggagGTAATTaataatgtttttgttgttgtttgtcTGGTTGATTTTGTTGCAGGTTTACCCGCTGATCGCCGCCATGACCTTCGTCACGGGGCTGTGCACCTTCCAGCTCACAAGGAACGTGTTCATGAACCCGGACGTCAGGTATATATCTCTCCACACTTCTTCCtctgttaaaaagaaaaaacaaaccaaCGAATTTAGATAAGTGTATATTCAGATTCATCCGTAAAAAACATTGTTTAGACAGAAGctgttatttctttttaattaataatgAAAGTGAAACTTTCAACCTCgctttatatatgtttttttttaaaaaaaaaactaacggCCTTATTAGATATTAAAAACCGGAGAGAGCATATATTTGTACGTAATTTGTACGTAAGGCAGTAAAATAACTTGGAAATTAATATGATCTAATAGGGTGAACAAGAACAACCGTAAAAGTGCGGTGCTGGAGAACGCGGAGGAGGGTGAGAAGTATCACCAGCACGCGTTCCGGCGATTCCTCGCCACGCAGCGGCCGGAGGTCTTCCCGGCGCTCAACCGCTTCTTCGCCGgcccggcgacggtggcgagaaGTGATCGCCACGACTGATcaatcgacgacgacgaagacgaagacgatgatCTCGATCACCTACGTGTTGGCTAATCAATGTATCCACCAATTGTAAGAGTATGGTGTACGAGTACGTGTGTAGTGGTGTATGTGCGTCTGTATCTTATCTTCTTTTATGTAAtcggaaaagataaaaaaatggaaatgaGAAGTTAATGCGGGCGGGTGTTTACACGTAGTACTAGGGGTATTGGATGTTTGGGGGCGTGTACTGTACATTTGGGCCAAAATGTGAGTCCAGATCACACACATTTTGGGCCGGATGAGATGGCTTTGGCACTGCACAATTGGGCCTTGGGTTAACGTTACGCCAGTGATGGCAGTTTCAGCCCAAATTAGTTCTCGCAAAATATTTTGAGCCCACTACACAATCTATTTGCAGGTGCAAGCCTATTGGAAATTTctgaataaaaaatattcagaCGCGTGTTCATAATTTCACACTCGTTTGATGCCTCCATATGCTCAATTAAATTACTGGTGCACATGGCTGTCCACCTGGACAGGAGCAGCTCTGAGTTGGAAATGCCCTGTCACTCACTTACTCACATCTTGTATATATTTATCATAATCTATTTTATCGCCCTACGTGTCCAGCTACTGTGCATGaaattttgcatgcatgcatggggtTAAAGCAGGCACGacaaaggggaaaaaacattttctttaatttgatgataaattataTGGTcccagtttattttttttctctttaaaagATAAACAACATGCACGTGTTCTCATCAGATGTAATTGTCACGTATGACGTATCGCTGGCGATGGAGCTGGGATGAGCTGCGGCACGATCAGCTAGCTTACCATTCCATATCAGAATGTTCAAAACCAGATTTTAGTCCCACAGATTCAGTAATCTTACCGTCTCAGTCCAGTTGATCGATCTCATCCATCCATGTATGAAAAGAACAAGAAATTAAGCAAGAATCAACAAAGTCAAGTCTCTGGGAATTAGTTACTCGATCcctctctgtttcatattataagccgTTTAAATTTTTTCTAACCAAAGtactttgactaaatttatatgaaaaacTTAGCAGCATTTAtgatatcaaattagtttcattaaaattaacatttaatatattttgataatatgtttgttttgtattacaaatattgttatatttttctatgaatCTAATCAAATTTAAGAAAAAGATCAAGTCATGAAATCGAAGTGAGCTAATTACCGGTCTCGGACGATCGAAATTATTAACTTGCGTCCTCCATCTTCGTAGCCAGCGTTGACCGGGCCCGTGGCGGTCAGCAGCCGGGCGGATTGAAGAGAGGGAGAAGTGGGTTGACCTGTAAAACTAAGCTTTGACAACGACGCAGTAAGCTGCGAGCTAGCAAAACAGCAGGCGGCTCatggttttcgagctccaaaCAGCTCGAGCTTAGCTACACGGCGCAACTATTTGGAGAGGGAAAAGCACAGGGAATCCCGTGCCATTTCGGCGTGTGAGTATATATACCATGCGCAGGCAGATGTGCATGGCATTGTGCATCGAGTTCCAGCCCAGATTTCTTCAGTTTCAAGGCTTCGATCTATCGGATCATTCGTTGCAGTCCTAGCAAGAAACAAAAACAGCAGCAGCGTCAGGCAGACGAGGATCATCCATCGATCGACATGGGCCGTTGGGTGAAGCCAGATGTACGTATCAATTATTCgatgatatatactccctccgtctttaaatgtttaacgccgttaattttttaaacatgtttgatcgttcgtcttatttaaaaaatttaagtaatcattaattttttttcttatcatttgtTTCATCGTTGaatatacttttatgtgtacatatagttttacatatttcacaaaagtttttggataagatggatggtcaaacatatttaaaaaaatcacgttATCAGATATTTAGAGACTAAGAGAGTAACTAATTACATACATTTCCTCTTGATTAACTATTCGATTTGTAGATAGACAGATGCAGCAGAATCAAAGGGTGTTAGTTCTAAAGTTTGatacgatgtttttttttttttttgatgatgCAGGTATACCCGCTGATCGCGGCGATGTCTCTGGTGGGAGGGATGTGCGTGTTCCAGCTGACGAGGAACGTGTTCATGAACCCGGACGTGAGGGTGAACAAGAGCCACCGCCAGAGCGCCGTGCTGGAGAACGCCGACGAGGGGGAGAAGTATCACCACCACGCCTTCCGCCGATTCCTCGGCACGCAGCGCCCCGAGGTCTTCCCGGCGATCAACCGCTTCTTCGCCGGCCCGGCCACCGTCCCCAAGAGTGACCGTCAAAACTGATCCTCCAAATGCTTATTAGCCGCTATATAGTAATGTACTCCTATATTAATTATAGCCAAATGAGAGGCTGATTATAGTGCTATACACGGGTACTTCAATTACTGAGTTTTGTTACTGGATATGTGTCGCATACGTGTGAACTTAATCGTATCTGAATAAAATGAGATAAAAATGAAGAAATGGCACCTACTCCACTACTCCAATTTTGTATTTTGCGTTTTGCAAATTATCGTGGTGCTTTGGTGAAAATGGCATATCTCTTTCTTTCGTGGATGAGCAATCGGTTCAAAATAACAAGTGGTTAGTTTGTGTATGATATTCCGAAGCTTCCCTTGAAAGCTCAGATCAGCAGGCAATGTTTGTGAGCTGTGACAACTAACGAACGTAACCGTTTACCGACATATTAATATTCTAGTTGTCCCAGTCTGTAAAGAATCGTACTGAATTGGTCACAGCTGGATGATGCTGATGGAGATCATCCTGCATAAGTGAAACTTGCGCTACCGTTTTGTTctagggttaattagatcttGCTATTACAAATATGTTAtttcaaataaatattattataattcATTTATTCGTAACCATGccattaaaattttacaaaatgaGGAAGAAGACTAGAAAAGGAGGTTGACGAAAAATATGATGACAGTAACACGGtttcaattttataaaatgACAGTGACACGGttacgaatagacgaattgtaataACAATTATCTGAAATAGCATATTTGTAATAGCATGGATTGAATTAACCCGTGATTTTACAAAagtctgcaaaaaaaaatccttgagTTTTATAGCTTGATtcaatatttagtttttttttctcaagctTAATTAGGCGACAACCTATTTTCATTTTATCGGCTAACCAATAGCTGggaaattctcaaaaaaaaaaagaagctggGAAACCTTCTCGGACCCAGGCCCAGGCAACCTGGACCATGGCCCGAGCCCTGGGATGCAAGGCCCATTAATGACTTTAATTTTCGCCGTGTGAACATATGTTGGGCCAAAACTTCAGTGGGGCTGGGCCTTGGCCTATTTTTGGGTCCAACGACTCtatgaagttttttttagaacactCTATGAAGTATCTAAATTACAATTGGAGTCTGAACTTGCTTCATCCAGTCTACATTCTGAACTGTGCAAAATTCCAGGATCACAATTGGAGAGCCATTTCCGCTGTAAATTCGAAAGAAATAAATCAACTCGATTGCATTCCAACTGGGACAAAAACTATGTATGCAGATGCTCACCTACAACTGAAAACATGAACAAGCTTAAACCAGGCGTTGTCTGGTACAAATCTGGGCCTGAAAATCCACCTAGAGATGGCGTTGGTCGTAGCACTGTCGGATGATTTAGGGGCAGTTCAGTTTCGGAGAAGTGATGTAAAAATTCTCATCACCTGAGTACTGACGAGTGACGACGAGGTTCAGTCTGTTTGGTTGTTCAGTTTCAGATAAATGCTGATTTGCTGCCGCGACGACATAGCACTACGTGCTTGCAGCGTGAGGTGAGATCACTATATCAAGCTGGCTGTTCATTCTTGTGAAAACTGTGCAGCATTTGTGTACAATCACTGCCATTTCTCCATGATTTCAAGTAGGAGAGGACAGTCATCGTGCATTCGTCGTCAGAACCACAAACAGAAGCTTAGTCAGTACAATCACTGTTGCTATGTAAACTGAAGATTCTCAATTATGTAGCATTGTAGGTACTAGATCAGTAGATGATTGCCATTACTCCCGACAAGTCCTTGATGTAAGCTGTTACTAGGTCAGTATATACAGATCACCAAATCACAATGCTAATTTCCATTTCAACGTTTCTTCTACTTGAATTATTCATCATCTTACATCAAAAGGTAAAGCTTTTATgtgttcgtgaaaagaaaatacttTGTCGGTGTAAGTACAGTGCGGACTGCAAGAGGCAGAGCACCGGCGATCGATCACCGGCCGACGTGCGAGGCAGGCAAAGAGACGAGCATCTCGAGAGAATCACAATGTCGTGTGTCTCGTCAACTCATTATTGTATCTGTATAAACACTCAAAAGTCTCCTCTGTATACCTTGGATCTCTAAAAGGTTTCATTTTCATTCCTTGGGATGAAGAAATGGCAGCTATAAAAtaagtacaatgaatctggatagagagttgtccagatttattatattagGAGATGTCACATCCTTATCTAGGTTGTGCTTTttttgagatagagggagtattccACCACTTTCATCAAAAAGGGTTAAATCCTGACTATGCATCTGGACAAacatttatctagatttatagtcaAGATTTGCGGagccatcgtttggcttattcgcGGAATAAGagaaatggcatatttgcaaacaaaaagtaatttgtgaataaacttttatatacgtgttcttagcgatataaaagcaaagtctgaaaaataaactttgatgaaaaaaacctcaaaatcacctctaaatttaaaattaaaaatttaaattttagctgataagtataagcataaacgaaaagatgaagCCCTTGATTTTTTATAGACGGAAGAAGTAGtactgaaaatgaaaatgaaagacGCTCATTGCTCACCCTGGATataaactaactaaaattacCGATTTGATCAGGTAAGTACTCTGTCAGCAttgatctttttctttctttattttcaaAAAAGGCGATTAGTTGATGTACTAGTACTAATGCGTACGTTCTAGCAGCCATCATTTTCTGTTAGGCATTGATATGTTACCGGTTTTGTTTTCCTTGCAGCTCACATGGAGAGAGGAGACCATCCATATAAGCTGAAACGTACGTCCTTTCTTTCGTACGAGCGTGACAGATGATCACACCATCTACTCCTATATTGCAGGCATCAAAATTCACTAGCTTTAATTGAAACAAATTGTTTGCTTCAGTGCTTCACactttatgttcttttttttttaaaaaaaaactttattctACTGTATATTATTTAGACCattgattttaattttattttcaaaatattcaaTTCATCTTTACAATTAAGTAAATAATAGTATGGTGATGTGCGTGTAGCTGTAGCTAAGGTCCATGGCGTACGATGTGGAAAGGCGTATTTGCGTGTGTAATCTTCAAGTAATCGCGCGCAGCTCGTACTCAAAGACGTTTTTCTGACTGGTTTTGGTGTCTCTAGCACGCATTCTAGAGTGGCAAAAGGGCCGTTAGAACTTAGAACTTAGAACGACTGGCTGTCCGTCCAAGAGGGTAAACGAAatgatataaaaattgaaggaAGAGTATATCACAAATTtgcagcatttttttttggctaacaTTTGATCATGTGCCCATATATCGTGGCTAACTTTTTAAGCCACGTAAAAGCAAGCAGTTGTCATTGCAATCTAACAAGTATAATGACTCTCAAATAATAATAGCCTAGATGTATTGTATTTGCTTgcttataataataaaataacctCTTGATTTGAAACCGAAAAATATAATGATTGTCAAAACTAACTGCATAAAAACTGTTGTAACATAGTTTCCCGAGTGATTGGACTAATCAAACATATTTGATTGTCTGCGGTGATGAACAACGCAAAACGTACTTATGACCAATAACCTAGCAATTATGTTTATAATGAGAACAAACAAAATAAGTTGAAATGTTGAACCATACGTACGcaacaatgtttttgaccaaaATGCACTTAATTGCCAAGTTCATGTACCGGTCTGCATATTTTTCAATTTGTTACACTAAATCACATCCACCTGTCAAGTTCTTGCACTACGTATTAATTTACTCTTTTTgaaaacatgaaacaaataatCTATTCCATTAATCCGATAAATAAATAAGTTGAAAAGAACATCACCGttactagggatgaaaacggacgGAAATTCCCGATCGACCGGGCGCCGTTTCCGTTTAAGGGGTACA is a genomic window of Oryza glaberrima chromosome 7, OglaRS2, whole genome shotgun sequence containing:
- the LOC127778731 gene encoding mitochondrial import inner membrane translocase subunit TIM17-2-like, which encodes MQQARPSMERDPCPDRILDDIGASFGMGAVGGSFFHFVKGLRNSPSGARFAGGMEGVRMNAPRVAGGFAVWCGLFSACDCALVSVRQKEDPYNSIIAGAATGGILAARQGLRVVARASLQGAVLLALVSSFGIMMNRLPDAGSMPVNKTETCKEPQKPETFDVPSTPPPSFEYK
- the LOC127778730 gene encoding mitochondrial import inner membrane translocase subunit TIM17-2-like; translated protein: MGTPETSREPCPDRILDDVGGAFGMGAVGGSLFHFLKGTYNSPNGERLVGGAQAVRMNAPRVGGSFAVWGGLFSAFDCTMVFMRQKEDPWNSIIAGAATGGFLSMRQGPGAAGRSALMGGMLLALIEGAGLMLNRVLATPPPLPVDDPNLPAVMGGGGGIPGIPQVPVAPPEVASSSGGGSGWFGSLFGKKEEEKKASPSGGKSEMLESFDTPSTPIPTFEYK
- the LOC127780731 gene encoding uncharacterized protein LOC127780731; amino-acid sequence: MALCSEQEQGQEQTSRSRSVSVSVSGLASTATAASIDMGRWLKPDVYPLIAAMTFVTGLCTFQLTRNVFMNPDVRVNKNNRKSAVLENAEEGEKYHQHAFRRFLATQRPEVFPALNRFFAGPATVARSDRHD
- the LOC127780669 gene encoding uncharacterized protein LOC127780669 translates to MGRWVKPDVYPLIAAMSLVGGMCVFQLTRNVFMNPDVRVNKSHRQSAVLENADEGEKYHHHAFRRFLGTQRPEVFPAINRFFAGPATVPKSDRQN